A part of Juglans regia cultivar Chandler unplaced genomic scaffold, Walnut 2.0 Scaffold_32, whole genome shotgun sequence genomic DNA contains:
- the LOC118345630 gene encoding metalloendoproteinase 3-MMP-like translates to MAAKRSPLFSLITLGLILLALIPLLSHATTPPHSSDQKTSPFGFLKHLQGCHKGEKLQGIHDLKRYLENFGYYHKTKINTDANDDDFDELLESAVKTYQQNYHLKATGTLDAETVSKMMMPRCGVADIINGTNSMQSGKKKHHHRKGSFHTVSHYSFMSPSAPKWPSSKYHLTYGFLPGTPTEAMSPVAQAFRTWAGNTHFTFSQAQALSNADITIGFGRRDHGDRFPFDGTGGTLAHAFAPTNGRFHYDADEPWSVGATPGAYDLETVALHEIGHLLGLGHSSVQGAIMEPSISQGVTKGLHADDIAGIKALYNV, encoded by the coding sequence ATGGCTGCTAAAAGATCTCCCCTCTTCTCCTTGATCACTCTCGGCCTGATCCTCCTTGCCCTCATTCCTCTCCTTTCTCATGCAACAACTCCACCTCACTCTTCTGACCAAAAAACATCACCCTTTGGATTTCTCAAGCATCTTCAGGGATGCCACAAGGGTGAGAAGCTCCAAGGTATCCATGACCTCAAAAGGTATCTTGAAAACTTTGGTTATTATcacaaaaccaaaatcaacaccGATGccaatgatgatgattttgatgaaCTCTTAGAATCTGCCGTCAAAACATACCAGCAAAATTATCATCTAAAGGCCACTGGGACTTTGGATGCTGAAACGGTATCAAAGATGATGATGCCTCGTTGTGGCGTAGCAGATATCATCAATGGTACAAACTCGATGCAATCGGGCAAGAAGAAGCATCACCATCGCAAGGGCTCATTCCATACCGTCTCCCATTATAGTTTCATGTCTCCAAGTGCTCCAAAGTGGCCATCCTCAAAGTATCATCTCACGTACGGGTTTCTCCCAGGAACCCCAACTGAAGCCATGAGTCCTGTAGCACAAGCATTCCGAACATGGGCAGGAAACACCCACTTCACCTTCTCACAGGCTCAAGCCCTGTCAAACGCAGATATCACTATTGGTTTTGGAAGAAGGGATCATGGAGATAGGTTTCCTTTCGATGGAACTGGTGGAACCCTTGCTCATGCATTTGCGCCAACAAATGGAAGATTCCATTATGATGCAGATGAGCCCTGGAGTGTGGGTGCTACTCCGGGTGCATATGACTTGGAGACAGTTGCTTTGCATGAAATTGGGCACCTTCTTGGACTCGGGCATAGCTCAGTTCAAGGAGCAATCATGGAACCCAGTATCTCTCAAGGAGTGACTAAAGGCTTGCATGCAGATGATATTGCAGGAATCAAAGCCTTATATAATGTTTGA